In the genome of Arthrobacter alpinus, the window CGAGGAGCTGCCCACCATCGTGGTCCGTCCCCGCGGCTGGCACCTGCCGGAAAAGCACCTGCTGATCAACGGCAAGCCCATGGCAGGCGGCGTCGTGGATTTCGGCCTCTACTTCTTCCACAACGCCCGCCGGCTCATCGCCCAAGGCAAGGGCCCGTACTTCTACCTGCCGAAGATTGAAAACCACCAGGAGGCACGCCTCTGGAATGACATCTTCATCCAGGCACAGGACCTGCTCGGCATCCCACAGGGCACCATCCGTGCGACGGTTCTCATCGAGACCATCACGGCAGCCTTCGAGATGGAGGAAATCCTTTACGAACTGCGCGACCATGCATCAGGCTTGAATGCTGGCCGCTGGGATTATCTGTTCTCCGTCATCAAGAACTTCCGCACCCGTGGCCCACGGTTTGTCCTCCCTGACCGCAACCAGATCACCATGACGGCACCGTTCATGCGCGCCTACACCGAGCAGCTTGTCCGCGCCTGCCACACCCGGGGTGCCATGGCCATTGGCGGCATGGCAGCATTTGTGCCCAACCGCCGCGATCCGGAGGCCAATGCAAATGCCATGGCCAAGGTGCGCGCAGACAAGACGCGGGAGGCCAACGACGGTTTTGACGGTTCGTGGGTGGCCCACCCGGACCTGGTTCCCGTGGCCATGGAAGTCTTCGATGCAGTCTTGGGCTGGAACCCGAACCAGATCACCCGCACTCGCGAAGATGTGGAGCTCGATGACCGCGCCTTGCTAAACGTTGAAGCCACCCAGGGCAACATCACCGAACAAGGCATCCGCGACAACATCTGGGTAGGAGTCCAGTACATCGAGTCCTGGCTGCGTGGCCACGGGGCCGTGGCCCTGAACAACCTCATGGAGGACGCCGCCACCGCGGAAATCTCCCGCTCCCAGATCTGGCAGTGGATCCACAGCCAGGCCATCACGGATCGGGGCGAACTCATCACCTACGACTGGGTCAAGGAGATGTTGGAGGAGGAATTCGCCAAGCTCCCCCGCTTCGAAGACGACCGCTTCCAAGACGCCTTGGAAATCTTCACGGACGTTGCCATGGGCGAGGAATTCCCGGCCTTCCTGACCACCTCCGCCTACGCCAACTACCTCCATGCAACACCGGAGCGTGAGCTGGCGACTGCATAAGTTTGCTTGCTTTCACCGGATGCGACGCCACTGCAAGCCCGAGATCCGGGTCCCGGTGAAAGCAAGCAGGACAACCCCGTCCCTCCCCACGGCGTGCCAACTTTCCACCACCCTCGCCGAGGGCGTGCCAAACGGGTGGGGGCCCATGAAATTTCATGGGCCCCCACCCGTTTGGCACGCCGCCAGCAATCCATGCAAGTAAGGTCAGTCACTGGAACCGGCCCCCGCGGAATAATCGCCGCACCCTCCCAGTTTCCGCCAGTATGAAGATTGAGATCTGGTCCGACGTGGCCTGCCCCTGGTGCTACATTGGCAAGCGCCGTTTTGAAACAGCCCTGAACGGCTTTGCACACAAGGATTCCGTGGAGGTGCAGTGGCGCAGCTACCAGCTGGACCCCACCATCCCCGAGCACTACGACGGCACCGAGCTGAGTTACCTGAGCGACCGCAAGGGCATGGACCCGGCGCAGGTCAAGGGCATGTTCGCCCACGTCACCGAGCAGGCTGCCGGTGAGGGCCTGAACTACAAGTTCGACGACGTTGTGGTGGCCAACAGCTTCAACGCCCACCAGCTGCTGCACCTGGCCAAGGCGAATGGAAAGGGCGACGCCGTCAAGGAAGCCCTGCTCTCGGCTCACTTTGAGCACGGCGTGGACATTGGCGCCCGCGAGGCACTGGTCAAGGTCGGCACCGAAGCCGGACTGTCCGCCGTCGACATCAACGAGGCACTGGACTCCGATACGTATGCCGATGACGTCCGCCACGACTTCGCCGAGGCCCGGGCGCTCGGCGTGACCGGCGTTCCATTCTTCGTGATCGACCGCAAGTACGGCCTGTCCGGCGCCCAGCCGGCCGAGCTGTTCTCACAGGCCCTCGAGCAGGCCTGGCAGGAAGCCAACCCGCTGACCATGGTCGGGGCCGGCGGAACCGATGCCGAGGCGTGCGGCCCGGACGGCTGCGCTGTCTAAAGCAGCACCTTTGTGGGCTGGCCGGTTCCCACCGGCTGGCCCGCTTTTTTGTTGAAGCACCGATCCGGGGGCCGGACACAGCGCTGCCGGCGTTGACGTAGGCTGGGATTTCTGGCAGTTCCCGCTGATGTCTCGATCGGAGCCCTCCTTGCATCAAACGCCCAGCATCCCCTGGTTCAGGCGCCTGCCGCTGTCCGCAGTCATCGCCAGCGCCGTTGCCGTGGCACTAGTGGCGGGGCTGGCCGGAGGCTGGATCACCTACCTGCTGACGCGTCCCGCGACCACAAGCGTTGCTGCCGGTGCAGGGGTGTGTGATTCCACAGCCGTTGCCAATCAGGTGCTGCCCGGGGTGGTCACCGTATCCGTCAGCAATGGTGACGCCAGCGGCGTGGGAAGTGGCGTCATTGTCCGCAAGGAAGGCTACATTATGACGAACAACCACGTCATTTCCGCAGCGGCAAACGGTGGCACCATTGAGGTGTTGTTCAGCGATGGCAATAGCTCCGAGGCGGAACTTGTGGGCCGTGATCCCAAGTCGGATCTTGCTGTCCTGAAGGTAAAGTCCGGCAAGACGCTGCCCACCGTTGAACTGGGCAGGTCTGCCAACGTTTTGGTGGGCCAGCCGGTGGTGGCGCTCGGCGCGCCCCTGGGCCTCTCCAGCACCGTTACCTCCGGCATTGTCAGCGCACTGGGCCGGAACGTGCCCGTTCCCAGCGACGACGACTCAGCAGCCGTACTGGTTGGCGCCATCCAAACTGACGCCTCCATCAACCCCGGAAATTCCGGCGGCGCACTGGTTGACTGCGCCGGGCAACTGATTGGCATCAACAGCGCCATCGCCACCATCCCCAACGAAGCCAATGTTTCCACCGGAAGCGTGGGCATTGGATTCTCCATCCCCGTTGACCTGGCAGCCCGGATCACGGAGCAACTCATCGACACAGGCAAAGTGGCTTACCCATTCTTCGGCGTGAGCGCCGTTCCGCTCCCGCCCGAGGCCGCGGCGCAGTTTGGCGTATCGGACGGCCTGTACCTGCAGTCTGTACTGCCCGGCGGCCCCGCAGACAAGGCCGGTTTGCAGCGCAGCGACGTTGTGACGCTCCTGGACGACCGCCCGGCCACCAGCATTGCCGTGCTGTCGGAAGTCACGCTCGGCAAGAAGGCCGGGGACATCATCAAGGTCACTTATGTACGCGACGGCAAGACGGCCACCACCAACCTCACCCTGGGAACAATTCCCTAAAGCCAGGCCCGGTCGAGTCGCCTGCCTAGTGGTCATCCATTGGGTAGGCGACTATCGCGATCCTGGTGCCCGTGGGATCCCAGCTGGGCACATTCATGGTGCCCTGGCCGCCGAACACTTCGGCCAGGGTCACCGTGGTGCCGTCCTTCTCCAGTATCCGGACCTGGACGTCAACATCCTCCGGGTGCCCCAGCGTGCCGGGCGGGAAACTGACGTAAGCAAGCCGGGTCCCGTCCGGTGACGGGTGTGGGAACCAGTTGACCCGCTCGTCGTGGGTGAGCTGTTCCGGGGTGCCGCCAGAGACCGACATCCGGAACAGTTGGGCGTGGCCAGGGACCGTGGAACCACGTTCGGAGTTGAAGTAGATCCACTGCCCGTCGGGCGAGAATTCGGCACCGTCGTCCGGGTGAGCGTCGTCGGTGAGCTGCACATCCGCCCCGCCTGCCACCGGTAGCACATACACGTTGGTGCGGACCTGCCCGTCGTTGAGCGCCAGTCCAATGTAGGCCAGCCACGAACCGTCCGGGGAAACGCCGTGCAGGTAGTGCTTGAAGTGGGGTCCGTTGTCATTCGTCACGCGGCGCGGCCCCGCACTCCCTGCCGCAAGACCCACGGCGTAGATATGCCCGTCCTCGCTGGAAACAAAGGCGGTCCGCCCGTCGGGGCCGATCACGTGGTCATTGTTGATCTCGGCGATGCCGCCCAAGAAAATCTCCTGGAGTTCCCCGGCGTCGACCCCCAGCTGGAACAACCCGCCGTCACCGTTGATCAGCAGCGACGAGCCGTCGGGGCTCCAGTTGGGCGCCTCGAAGAGCAGCGTGTCGCTGGAGTACCGCAGCGTTGGCTCTGCCGTCTCCACATCGATCACATAGAGTTCGGCTCGTTGCCCGTTTCGAAGCTGTCGTGCCATGGTGTCCGCCTTGGTTGGGCCCACACGCCCGAGGGACCCGACGCGAGCTAGCGAGCGTTGGGAGGGCGCGGGGACTAGTTAATGAATGATTCCCAGGCCGGATTGCTCACCACAGGGTGCGCCCGGTGCTGATTCGGCTGCGCCACCCAGCCAACCCCGTTGGCGAGGACGCGCTGAACCTGCGGATGGTGGTAAACAGGGTATTCCTGATCGCCCGGGCTGAAGTAGAAGATCCGTCCCTTGCCGCGTGAGAAGGTGACGCCGGAGCGGAACACCTCTCCCCCGGCAAAGGAGCTGATGAAGATCAGGTCATCGGGCTCGGGGATATCAAACAGTTCACCGTACATTTCCTGCTTCGGGATGACGATGGGGCTTTCAATGCCAGCCGCGATGGGGTGTGAGGGCTTGACCGTCCACACAAGTTCGCGTTCGCCCTCATTGCGCCATTTCAAAGAGCAGGTGGTGCCGAGCAGCTTGATGAAAATCTTGGAAAAGTGCGCCGAGTGCAGCGCCACGAGCCCCATCCCGCCAAGCACGTGGCGCTGCACGCGCTCCACCACCTCGTCGGCGACGTCGCCGTGGGCAATATGGCCCCACCAGAGGACGACGTCGGTCGCCGCCAAGGTTTCTTCGCTCTGGCCATGCTCGGGGTCGGCCAGGGTGGCCGTGGTGATGTTGGCGTCAGGGTAGTACTCGCGCAGCGCCTCGGCGATGGTGCCGTGCATGCCCGCAGGGTACATGTCCCCGATGGTGGCGGGTTCGTTGTTGAGCTCGTGGACGCCTTCGTTCCAGACCAGG includes:
- the aceB gene encoding malate synthase A, which produces MNSTNSLNGITFNGITLTAPPIHRQEEILTPEALDFIAALNRTTTARRADLLAARQTRRSQILSGSDPRYLRETSAIREDPRWRVAPPAPGLEDRRVEITGPVDRKMTINALNSGAKVWLADMEDSSTPTWGNVIRGQLNLIDALERRIDFTSPEGKEYKLAPAEELPTIVVRPRGWHLPEKHLLINGKPMAGGVVDFGLYFFHNARRLIAQGKGPYFYLPKIENHQEARLWNDIFIQAQDLLGIPQGTIRATVLIETITAAFEMEEILYELRDHASGLNAGRWDYLFSVIKNFRTRGPRFVLPDRNQITMTAPFMRAYTEQLVRACHTRGAMAIGGMAAFVPNRRDPEANANAMAKVRADKTREANDGFDGSWVAHPDLVPVAMEVFDAVLGWNPNQITRTREDVELDDRALLNVEATQGNITEQGIRDNIWVGVQYIESWLRGHGAVALNNLMEDAATAEISRSQIWQWIHSQAITDRGELITYDWVKEMLEEEFAKLPRFEDDRFQDALEIFTDVAMGEEFPAFLTTSAYANYLHATPERELATA
- a CDS encoding DsbA family oxidoreductase — translated: MKIEIWSDVACPWCYIGKRRFETALNGFAHKDSVEVQWRSYQLDPTIPEHYDGTELSYLSDRKGMDPAQVKGMFAHVTEQAAGEGLNYKFDDVVVANSFNAHQLLHLAKANGKGDAVKEALLSAHFEHGVDIGAREALVKVGTEAGLSAVDINEALDSDTYADDVRHDFAEARALGVTGVPFFVIDRKYGLSGAQPAELFSQALEQAWQEANPLTMVGAGGTDAEACGPDGCAV
- a CDS encoding S1C family serine protease → MHQTPSIPWFRRLPLSAVIASAVAVALVAGLAGGWITYLLTRPATTSVAAGAGVCDSTAVANQVLPGVVTVSVSNGDASGVGSGVIVRKEGYIMTNNHVISAAANGGTIEVLFSDGNSSEAELVGRDPKSDLAVLKVKSGKTLPTVELGRSANVLVGQPVVALGAPLGLSSTVTSGIVSALGRNVPVPSDDDSAAVLVGAIQTDASINPGNSGGALVDCAGQLIGINSAIATIPNEANVSTGSVGIGFSIPVDLAARITEQLIDTGKVAYPFFGVSAVPLPPEAAAQFGVSDGLYLQSVLPGGPADKAGLQRSDVVTLLDDRPATSIAVLSEVTLGKKAGDIIKVTYVRDGKTATTNLTLGTIP
- a CDS encoding TolB family protein produces the protein MARQLRNGQRAELYVIDVETAEPTLRYSSDTLLFEAPNWSPDGSSLLINGDGGLFQLGVDAGELQEIFLGGIAEINNDHVIGPDGRTAFVSSEDGHIYAVGLAAGSAGPRRVTNDNGPHFKHYLHGVSPDGSWLAYIGLALNDGQVRTNVYVLPVAGGADVQLTDDAHPDDGAEFSPDGQWIYFNSERGSTVPGHAQLFRMSVSGGTPEQLTHDERVNWFPHPSPDGTRLAYVSFPPGTLGHPEDVDVQVRILEKDGTTVTLAEVFGGQGTMNVPSWDPTGTRIAIVAYPMDDH
- a CDS encoding ThuA domain-containing protein, producing the protein MAEKLNILVWNEGVHELNNEPATIGDMYPAGMHGTIAEALREYYPDANITTATLADPEHGQSEETLAATDVVLWWGHIAHGDVADEVVERVQRHVLGGMGLVALHSAHFSKIFIKLLGTTCSLKWRNEGERELVWTVKPSHPIAAGIESPIVIPKQEMYGELFDIPEPDDLIFISSFAGGEVFRSGVTFSRGKGRIFYFSPGDQEYPVYHHPQVQRVLANGVGWVAQPNQHRAHPVVSNPAWESFIN